A region of Haliotis asinina isolate JCU_RB_2024 chromosome 7, JCU_Hal_asi_v2, whole genome shotgun sequence DNA encodes the following proteins:
- the LOC137291456 gene encoding sorting nexin-30-like codes for MADSGGSIDLKEEENNSSTQSEDNVKFRDPLLTGLEKDSDDDGMESLDLDASARSDITVSRSSSLIANFRLDDDFDGETKDLFVIVDNPEKHTGTIESYITFRVSTKTTRSQFDTSEYAVRRRYNDFLWLRQRLEENYQTHLVPPLPEKHTLKRMDRFSPEFLRVRQAALQKFLTRLADHPVLSFDKSFHVFLTAKAWEFQAHKKQGSGFISRVTDSLHNMGASYMMKNRPPEFMVMHEYIHTFGDKVSVMDRIASRIVKEQTELLNELNEWAPVYTLWSNSEEQLSDTLVQMSKTIESTCQILKDIIDSTDDQLLQPIKEYILYTECIKAVLRRRDAMQMEYDMIVEELNKKKDEREHVKISDQTYSIGAFLGKDPEDVKQQKQDKLEQQIADLQRQMEMLNDRTVVANADLKADMERWHKTKQRDMKDILVNMADRQIQYYEKCLAAWEDSIRAIQAPRETITIPDDNIQKTDDTECAETT; via the exons ATGGCTGATTCAGGAGGTAGCATCGACTTGAAAGAGGAGGAAAACAATTCCTCCACTCAGTCGGAGGACAATGTCAAATTTAGAGATCCGTTATTAACTGGTCTTGAAAAGGATAGTGACGATGACGGG ATGGAAAGTCTTGACCTGGATGCCTCAGCAAGGTCAGACATCACAGTGTCAAGAAGTTCCAGTCTGATCGCCAATTTCCGTCTGGATGATGACTTCGATGGGGAGACGAAAGACCTCTTTGTGATTGTGGACAATCCAGAGAAGCACACAGGAACAATTGAGTCATATATCACCTTCAGGGTGTCCACAAAG ACAACTAGAAGTCAGTTTGATACATCCGAATATGCAGTGAGGAGGCGTTACAATGACTTCCTGTGGCTACGGCAACGACTTGAGGAAAACTATCAGACCCATCTTGTGCCG CCCTTGCCAGAGAAGCATACCTTGAAGAGAATGGACAGGTTCAGCCCAGAGTTTCTGCGAGTCCGACAAGCAGCCTTACAGAAGTTCTTGACCAGACTGGCAGACCACCCAGTCCTGTCCTTTGACAAGAGTTTCCATGTGTTCCTCACTGCTAAAGCTTGG GAGTTCCAAGCCCATAAGAAGCAGGGGTCTGGATTTATCAGCCGTGTGACAGACTCCCTTCACAACATGGGGGCGTCCTACATGATGAAGAACAGGCCCCCGGAGTTTATGGTGATGCATGAGTATATTCATACCTTTGGGGATAAAGTCTCTGTCATGGACCGTATCGCCAGCAGGATCGTCAAGGAACAAACAG AGCTGCTGAATGAGCTTAATGAGTGGGCACCTGTGTACACCCTCTGGTCTAATTCAGAGGAACAACTCAGTGACACACTTGTCCAGATGTCCAAGACTATAGAATCTACCTGCCAGATCCTCAAGGACATT ATTGACTCCACGGATGATCAGTTGCTTCAGCCCATCAAGGAGTACATCCTTTACACAGAATGTATCAAG GCTGTGCTGCGCCGCCGTGATGCTATGCAAATGGAGTATGACATGATCGTTGAGGAACTCAACAAGAAGAAAGATGAAAGAGAACAT GTGAAAATATCTGACCAGACATATTCTATTGGTGCCTTCCTGGGGAAGGACCCGGAGGACGTGAAACAGCagaagcaagacaaactggagCAACAGATAGCTGAT CTACAACGTCAGATGGAGATGCTAAATGACCGGACAGTGGTGGCGAACGCGGACTTGAAGGCGGATATGGAACGATGGCACAAGACTAAACAGAGGGACATGAAGGACATCTTGGTGAACATGGCCGACAGACAGATACAGTATTATGAAAAG TGCCTTGCAGCATGGGAGGACTCTATCCGGGCAATCCAGGCACCACGAGAAACCATCACAATACCAGATGACAACATACAGAAAACTGATGACACAGAGTGTGCAGAAACAACATAA